A genomic region of Aspergillus oryzae RIB40 DNA, chromosome 1 contains the following coding sequences:
- a CDS encoding alpha/beta hydrolase family esterase (poly(3-hydroxybutyrate) depolymerase), giving the protein MKFLSVILLTTTAGLASAAGSAGCGQPLPPSQNPGGSSYGVNFTLSAGTQRFYRIHIPSNYNVNTPTPLIFSFHGRGKTAESQEKLSQFSNEDWNPDAIAVYPQGLNKEWQGDPHSKDVDDIAFTMEMLDYFQEKFCIDSTRVYAAGKSNGGGFTNLLACDPTASTRIAAFAPVSGAYYQDVSEEACHPTTVPIKCSPGRPSIPILEFHGTADKTIPYGGGGRRGECLPSIPHFVREWSKRLGYGLHNTTKELYDGNVQEYQYGNGDNRGIVTHYRIGGLGHDWPSVRPNSDNPNGTYLDATPIIVKFFKQWVLPGSSEDNQSEAR; this is encoded by the exons ATGAAGTTTCTCTCAGTAATTCTTCTAACCACTACCGCTGGGCTAGCCAGTGCCGCCGGCTCAGCAGGCTGCGGACAACCCTTACCCCCGAGCCAAAACCCCGGGGGATCCAGCTATGGGGTCAACTTCACCCTATCAGCTGGTACTCAGCGATTCTATCGGATCCACATTCCTTCCAACTATAATGTGAACACACCTACCCCACTTATATTTTCGTTCCATGGACGAGGCAAAACAGCCGAAAGCCAAGAGAAGCTGTCGCAATTCAGCAATGAAGATTGGAATCCAGATGCTATTGCTGTGTACCCGCAGGGGCTCAAC AAAGAATGGCAAGGAGACCCACACTCGAAAGATGTCGACGATATAGCATTCACCATGGAAATGCTCGACTACTTCCAGGAAAAGTTCTGCATCGATTCCACACGTGTATACGCAGCAGGCAAGTCCAATGGAGGGGGATTTACGAACCTCCTTGCCTGTGATCCAACGGCATCCACCCGAATTGCAGCCTTTGCTCCAGTCTCGGGTGCCTATTATCAGGATGTTTCTGAAGAGGCCTGTCACCCTACTACGGTGCCCATCAAGTGTTCTCCCGGTCGCCCTTCAATTCCTATTCTTGAATTTCATGGTACGGCCGATAAGACGATTCCTTACGGGGGAGGTGGCCGGCGCGGCGAGTGTCTTCCTTCTATTCCGCACTTTGTTCGTGAATGGTCGAAGCGACTGGGGTACGGACTCCACAATACGACTAAAGAGTTGTATGATGGTAATGTGCAGGAGTATCAGTATGGAAATGGTGATAATCGTGGGATTGTTACTCATTACCGGATTGGTGGGTTGGGACATGACTGGCCTAGCGTGCGGCCAAATAGCGATAATCCTAATGGGACGTATCTGGATGCAACGCCGATTATCGTCAAGTTTTTCAAGCAGTGGGTATTGCCTGGGTCCTCCGAGGATAACCAGAGCGAGGCGAGATAG
- a CDS encoding uncharacterized protein (predicted protein), translated as MKMLVFLLPIVSVAAIGSLLCSLMIAAFLRRRLILLNSHIKRDFIGKPLLFPARLTHTRRFPETERYNYWYDYFLIGIPVGLRGRVGNLLSIDSLPQRERLWEKCWFTIDPTYYLDRGSGDRSLEEKLHVFLKSVGEDPKEFPYAYLISVPRFLWFQKSAISYWYLYSSNRELTAMIMEINNSFFEKRNFFFRVTGDGMAVDSANNWSTTTTVSAKGCHDKLSLHFSPSMPKSKQYKGSWEKDIFGSPFEKVGGLMVSKSVDPVLGPSIQSNLSSNTPDGQVKVTSRLSSWGEPVDPLAAPGWIIARFIARWTHVGVLSAPRIVKQALRIRLRGKLTYLKRPEVRPGSIPRKETEIERQVWDLELPFRQYLSELASHTSFPVSIKYVPPKSIHFDDMTFYSPSCTTSSSQPTLTIQPLTPRFYTSFPQYDSPRAAFFTETKATPMNSDESSCRLSISDHSLLELDQVLATAGQTLDTEAAKLGARNPKDWKCKILQKVVSFLRNSPAETFMDRFVSHYAHPSLQYRPSSNYATYQHGV; from the exons ATGAAGATGCTCGTCTTTCTCCTTCCGATAGTTTCGGTGGCCGCGAttggctctcttctctgttcGCTAATGATCGCGGCATTCCTACGGCGAAGGCTTATTCTGCTGAATTCACATATCAAAAGAGATTTTATAGGAAAGCCGCTCCTATTTCCTGCCAGACTCACTCATACACGCAGATTCCCGGAGACAGAGCGGTATAATTACTGGTACGACTATTTCCTGATCGGTATACCGGTTGGCCTTCGTGGTCGAGTTGGGAATCTTCTGTCTATTGACAGTTTACCGCAACGGGAACGACTTTGGGAAAAATGTTGGTTCACTATCGATCCGACTTATTACCTTGACCGTGGCAGCGGCGACCGCAGCctagaagagaaattgcaTGTCTTCTTGAAATCAGTG GGCGAGGATCCGAAGGAGTTTCCTTACGCATATCTCATTAGCGTACCACGATTCTTATGGTTCCAGAAAAGCGCTATCAGCTACTGGTATCTGTATTCATCAAACCGGGAATTGACTGCCATGATAATGGAGATCAACAATTCATTCTTCGAAAAaaggaacttcttcttccgggtAACCGGTGATGGCATGGCTGTTGATAGTGCTAATAATTGGTCAACGACTACGACGGTGTCGGCGAAGGGTTGCCATGATAAATTGTCCCTTCATTTTTCACCCTCAATGCCAAAGTCAAAACAGTACAAAGGTAGCTGGGAGAAAGATATCTTCGGTTCACCCTTCGAGAAGGTTGGCGGATTAATGGTATCCAAGTCAGTTGACCCAGTGCTTGGGCCATCAATCCAATCCAACTTGAGCTCCAATACCCCGGATGGCCAAGTCAAGGTAACAAGCCGTCTCTCTTCTTGGGGTGAGCCAGTAGATCCATTGGCAGCCCCAGGCTGGATTATAGCGAGATTCATTGCACGATGGACGCATGTTGGTGTTCTTTCTGCGCCTCGAATTGTCAAACAAGCGCTCCGGATTCGATTGCGAGGTAAACTCACCTACCTGAAAAGACCCGAGGTCAGACCAGGGAGTATTCCTCggaaggaaacagaaattGAGAGGCAAGTATG GGATCTCGAACTTCCTTTTCGACAGTATCTATCCGAGCTAGCGTCCCACACCTCTTTCCCAGTATCTATCAAATATGTCCCTCCCAAGTCAATTCACTTTGATGACATGACTTTTTACTCCCCATCTTGTACTACCTCGAGCTCACAACCAACTTTGACAATTCAACCCCTTACTCCACGATTCTATACGTCCTTCCCACAATATGATAGTCCTCGAGCTGCATTTTTCACAGAGACAAAAGCAACACCGATGAATTCGGATGAATCTTCTTGCCGTTTGTCTATATCAGATCACTCACTATTGGAATTGGATCAAGTTCTGGCCACCGCCGGGCAGACTCTGGATACTGAAGCTGCAAAGTTAGGAGCCAGGAATCCTAAGGACTGGAAATGCAAGATACTACAGAAAGTAGTATCCTTCCTCCGTAACTCACCAGCAGAAACATTCATGGATCGGTTCGTGAGCCACTACGCTCACCCCTCATTGCAATACCG GCCATCGTCCAACTATGCTACATATCAGCACGGAGTATAG
- a CDS encoding flavin-containing monooxygenase (predicted flavoprotein involved in K+ transport): MAISDTPPNCVSVVIIGAGFSGLVVACQLKHQLNCDDFVIYDRAATLGGTWAANTYPGCGVDIPAPFYSLSFAPNAEFSRFFPKQQEVLQYLESVALRYDISGHVVGNTEWIGASFEDSTKTWLIKLRDVKSGQEYIQESKILVSAVGGLTNPNPFHIDGIERFQGSMIHTARWDHSVSLSDKDVVVIGNGSSATQLVPAIASNVHSVTQFIRSPQHYFPGNDTTIPSSWRTTFRRLPALLRFVRLLIFLYLETSLFQFDLTKTGERMREEAREKSCRYIEQYAPEEYWDLLMPTADIGCKRRVFDHDGYISCLNRDNVHLTNDPIIALREHSVLTQSGKTYPADVIVLANGFSLTQFDAELRGRHGHSRKGHWQEFGYIEAYNSVAMSGFPNFFYMMGPNSGRGHTSIIYSLESYANLIIRVIKPVISRHALTVEPKVSSERAYNDQLHTALEKTVLTNACRSVSYLSWV; this comes from the exons ATGGCTATTTCAGACACTCCACCCAACTGTGTGAGCGTGGTCATCATTGGGGCTGGCTTCTCAGGCTTAGTGGTAGCATGCCAGCTGAAACATCAGCTGAACTGCGACGACTTTGTTATTTACGATAGGGCAGCCACACTTGGAGGCACCTGGGCAGCCAACACAT ACCCAGGGTGTGGAGTGGACATCCCAGCCCCGTTCTACAGTCTATCCTTCGCCCCTAATGCTGAATTCTCTCGATTCTTTCCGAAACAACAGGAAGTGCTACAATATCTCGAGTCGGTCGCTTTGCGCTATGATATCTCAGGCCATGTAGTGGGAAATACCGAATGGATCGGCGCTTCGTTTGAAGACTCGACGAAGACCTGGCTTATCAAACTCCGAGACGTGAAAAGCGGCCAGGAGTACATCCAAGAAAGCAAAATTCTAGTATCAGCAGTCGGAGGTCTGACAAACCCAAACCCGTTCCACATTGACGGCATCGAGCGTTTTCAAGGAAGCATGATTCACACGGCTAGATGGGACCACAGCGTGTCGCTTAGCGACAAAGATGTGGTTGTGATAGGGAATGGCT CATCAGCTACTCAGCTAGTACCGGCTATTGCATCCAACGTCCATTCCGTCACGCAGTTTATCCGG TCTCCACAGCACTATTTCCCCGGAAACGATACTACCATTCCATCTTCGTGGAGGACGACTTTTCGTCGTCTTCCTGCCCTGCTTCGCTTCGTCCGGCTCTTGATATTTCTATACCTCGAGACCTCTTTATTCCAATTTGATCTCACCAAGACAGGTGAGCGAATGAGGGAAGAGGCCCGCGAAAAGAGTTGTCGATATATCGAGCAATATGCACCAG AAGAATACTGGGATCTCTTGATGCCTACCGCAGATATCGGATGCAAG AGACGCGTTTTCGATCACGACGGCTACATTTCCTGTTTGAACCGGGACAATGTACACTTGACCAACGACCCGATTATCGCTCTCAGAGAGCATTCGGTGCTCACTCAGTCCGGAAAAACATATCCTGCAGATGTGATT GTATTGGCAAATGGTTTTTCGTTGACACAGTTCGACGCCGAACTGCGAGGACGCCATGGTCACAGTAGGAAGGGCCACTGGCAGGAATTCGGCTATATCGAAGCATACAACTCTGTTGCTATGTCAGGATTTCCTAACTTCTTTTACATGATGGGGCCTAATTCCGGGCGCGGCCATACTTCAATTATTTATTCTCTGGAAAG CTATGCAAATTTGATTATAAGGGTTATAAAACCGGTGATATCAAGACATGCATTAACAGTGGAACCGAAGGTGTCTAGCGAGAGGGCATACAATGATCAACTGCATACGGCCCTAGAAAAGACGGTTCTTACTAATGCGTGCAGAAGCGTAAGTTATCTTTCATGGGTTTAA
- a CDS encoding uncharacterized protein (predicted protein), with translation MALQIVPMTKQDIPEAVECVQTAFADDPYFHWLFDSSERNAASLAAHFQYGLNCNTPMYVAKVPISDKHPRSIVGVSWWFSPQPASKGVSWSVWAQDWLLSFRQFLFNVRFGGRGGLNLHRYKMWKEMQRKTHDVVWTDPRGYYFCNVLAVSSEMRGMGLGRKLVEVVTQQADRDGMPCYLESSKGVPNIIIYEKLGFNLVTEIDCVDGNDACKLYCMVRKPKTKA, from the exons ATGGCCCTCCAGATCGTCCCCATGACCAAACAGGACATTCCTGAGGCCGTAGAATGCGTCCAAACGGCGTTTGCCGACGATCCGTATTTCCACTGGCTATTCGATTCTTCCGAA CGGAACGCCGCCTCCCTCGCCGCCCACTTCCAATACGGTCTGAACTGCAACACCCCGATGTACGTCGCCAAGGTCCCTATCAGCGATAAACACCCTCGGTCAATCGTCGGCGTCAGCTGGTGGTTCTCCCCCCAACCGGCCTCCAAGGGCGTATCTTGGTCCGTCTGGGCCCAGGACTGGCTCCTCTCCTTCCGccaattcctcttcaacGTCCGCTTCGGCGGACGCGGTGGCCTCAACCTCCACCGCTACAAAatgtggaaggagatgcagCGGAAAACCCACGATGTAGTCTGGACCGACCCGCGCGGGTATTACTTCTGTAATGTCTTGGCTGTGAGCTCGGAAATGCGCGGGATGGGGCTGGGCCGGAAGCTGGTGGAGGTTGTCACGCAGCAGGCGGACCGGGATGGCATGCCATGTTATTTAGAGAGCTCGAAGGGAGTTCCGAATATCATTATTTACGAGAAACTGGGTTTTAACTTGGTTACGGAGATTGATTGTGTGGATGGGAATGATGCTTGCAAG CTGTATTGTATGGTTCGGAAGCCGAAGACCAAGGCCTGA
- a CDS encoding GNAT family N-acetyltransferase (predicted protein): protein MTNNIDIHYASESESAALGHINIASFRHGLVWLNALPGMDPEVCMPMKQARCLEKLASPDIHVFSAVDTSVDRVVGYARWTVPWEENKVELSEEGRTMVANAASLRPKEMRADIWELSLKLMKEKKAVHTTKDDMMLDILAVLPEYQGKGIGSKLLQWGTEQADARNARIYLEATIEGYPLYRKYGWHEVDRIEIDYAQYGGTGQITFIIMMRDPQSSAVAPN from the exons ATGACGAACAATATCGACATCCACTATGCCTCTGAGTCTGAATCGGCCGCCCTGGGTCATATTAATATAGCCAGTTTTAGACACGGGCTAGTGTGGCTAAATGCTTTGCCGGGGATGGATCCTGAGGTCTGTATGCCGATGAAACAGGCTCGCTGTCTTGAGAAGCTCGCCTCCCCTGATATTCATGTCTTCTCCGCGGTGGATACCAGTGTCGATCGGGTAGTGGGGTATGCCCGTTGGACAGTCCCCTGGGAGGAAAATAAAGTCGAGTTATCCGAAGAGGGCCGGACGATGGTGGCAAATGCAGCAAGTTTAAGACCAAAGGAGATGAGAGCAGACATCTGGGAACTGAGCTTAAAGttgatgaaagagaaaaaggcgGTTCACACCACGAAAGACGATATGA TGCTGGATATACTAGCCGTTTTGCCCGAATaccaaggaaaagggatCGGCAGCAAACTGCTCCAGTGGGGAACTGAACAGGCTGATGCGCGGAATGCGCGAATCTATCTGGAGGCTACTATCGAGGGATACCCGCTCTACCGCAAGTACGGGTGGCACGAAGTGGACAGAATTGAGATCGATTATGCGCAATACGGTGGCACAGGACAGATAACATTCATAATTATGATGCGAGACCCTCAGAGTTCAGCCGTGGCGCCGAACTGA
- the zrfC gene encoding putative ZIP Zinc transporter (Fe2+/Zn2+ regulated transporter), translating into MVNMLRGLFVASLAASVVHAQSYSGCHTHGSVEYCYGTDGEETPITTHAQATATSVSATTTSSAQSSAVTGCHNHGDDVYCINGEGNEVQVSLTATPTGELPAQYTGCHSHGGSQYCMDADGNDVQILKEGESGDESDSTSESSSSSSGEQNCHFHAGVEHCVGAGESEGSSEQSCGVQSRDYDMPLRIGTLFVILVTSALGVFLPMLLVKLPFPTINTMASTVIKQFGTGVILSTAFVHLYTHANLMFTNECLGELDYEATTSAVVMAGIFLSFLTEYIGHRFVAARASKSTPECCEDSPSNNVSATPKENTAQRTMQLAQLSHSHGTDGTSPNTKLSVLVMEAGVIFHSILIGLTLVVAGDSFYKTLLVVIVFHQFFEGLALGARIAMLPGRIFPSKAVMAGTFALITPIGMAIGMGVLHSFNGNERSTLIALGTLDALSAGILVWVGVVDMWARDWVMEGGELLDAPLVRVLVGGVSLIAGMVLMGVLGKWA; encoded by the exons ATGGTCAATATGCTTCGGGGGTTGTTTGTGGCGTCTCTTGCAGCCAGCGTGGTGCATGCGCAGTCCTATTCGGGATGCCACACACATGGCAGCGTGGAGTACTGTTATGGCACCGATGGCGAAGAGACTCCCATCACCACACATGCACAGGCAACGGCCACTTCTGTATCTGCTACTACGACTTCGTCGGCACAGTCATCTGCAGTGACGGGCTGTCATAACCATGGTGACGATGTCTACTGTATCAATGGCGAAGGAAACGAAGTGCAGGTGTCGTTGACAGCAACCCCAACTGGGGAGCTACCAGCACAGTACACCGGTTGCCACTCCCATGGTGGCTCTCA GTACTGCATGGACGCAGATGGAAACGACGTTCAAATCCTaaaagagggagaaagcGGAGACGAAAGCGACAGTACCAGCGAATCCAGCAGTTCCTCCAGCGGTGAACAAAACTGTCACTTCCATGCCGGTGTCGA GCATTGCGTCGGCGCCGGCGAGTCGGAAGGCTCGAGCGAGCAATCTTGCGGTGTCCAGAGTCGCGACTATGATATGCCACTGCGGATTGGAACATTATTCGTGATCCTTGTTACCAGTGCCCTTGGTGTCTTCCTTCCGATGTTGCTGGTCAAACTTCCCTTTCCCACGATCAATACTATGGCGTCGACTGTTATCAAGCAATTTGGTACCGGTGTGATTCTGTCCACTGCGTTCGTTCAT CTATACACTCATGCCAACCTCATGTTCACGAACGAATGTCTTGGCGAGCTCGACTACGAGGCCACCACATCTGCCGTCGTGATGGCTGgtatcttcctttccttcctcaccgAATACATCGGCCACCGCTTCGTCGCAGCCCGCGCAAGTAAATCGACCCCGGAATGCTGCGAGGACTCACCATCGAACAATGTGTCCGCAAccccaaaagaaaacacagCACAACGGACAATGCAGCTCGCCCAGCTAAGCCACAGCCACGGAACCGACGGTACCAGCCCTAACACGAAGCTGTCGGTTCTGGTCATGGAAGCTGGTGTGATCTTCCACAGTATCCTGATCGGTCTGACGCTGGTTGTCGCGGGCGACAGCTTTTATAAAACCTTGCTGGTGGTAATTGTGTTTCACCAGTTCTTCGAAGGTCTGGCGCTTGGAGCACGGATTGCGATGCTTCCGGGTCGCATCTTCCCCAGTAAAGCCGTGATGGCGGGGACCTTTGCGCTGATCACCCCGATCGGAATGGCCATCGGTATGGGAGTGCTGCACTCGTTCAATGGCAATGAGAGGAGCACCCTGATTGCACTTGGAACACTGGATGCTTTGTCGGCTGGTATTCTGGTGTGGGTGGGTGTTGTGGATATGTGGGCCAGAGACTGGGTGATGGAAGGAGGCGAGTTGTTGGATGCGCCCTTGGTTAGAGTCTTGGTGGGAGGAGTGTCCTTGATAGCCGGTATGGTTCTGATGGGCGTGTTGGGCAAGTGGGCCTAA
- the aspf2 gene encoding major allergen Asp F2 (predicted protein) translates to MVALISFLLLSTVTAIPAPISLTTRDQATPHAPSPWDAGATTQYPIHQSCNATQRRQIEAGLNETIALVDHAKAHILRWGNESTIYRKYFGNRPSFEAIGAYDIVSNGDKGSVLFRCDNPDGNCENEGWAGHWRGENATAETVICDLSYSTRRSLTSMCALGYTISGSETNTFWAADLLHRLFHMPPIGQNWVEHFADGYGEVLELAAGNESTSTRDSETLQYFALEAYAYDIAAPGVGCAGEYEESQEESEDGGDDLPANCHTHEGGEVHCT, encoded by the exons ATGGTAGCCCttatctccttcctcctcctaTCCACCGTTACGGCCATCCCGGCCCCTATCTCCCTCACGACCCGCGATCAAGCAACCCCCCACGCCCCATCGCCCTGGGATGCTGGCGCAACAACCCAATAcccaatccaccaaagctGCAACGCGACCCAGCGTCGGCAAATCGAAGCCGGCCTCAACGAAACCATAGCCCTAGTCGACCACGCAAAAGCCCACATCCTCCGCTGGGGAAATGAAAGCACCATCTACCGCAAATACTTCGGTAACAGACCCTCTTTCGAAGCCATTGGTGCCTACGACATCGTCAGCAATGGCGACAAAGGTAGTGTTCTATTCCGATGTGATAACCCAGACGGAAACTGCGAGAATGAAG GTTGGGCCGGCCACTGGCGCGGCGAAAACGCCACCGCTGAAACCGTCATCTGCGATCTAAGCTACTCAACCCGCCGCTCGCTGACCTCCATGTGCGCCCTCGGATACACGATTTCCGGGTCCGAGACGAACACCTTCTGGGCGGCAGATCTCCTGCACAGACTCTTCCACATGCCCCCTATTGGACAGAACTGGGTTGAGCATTTTGCCGATGGGTATGGAGAGGTTCTTGAGCTTGCGGCTGGGAATGAGAGCACCTCGACTCGGGATTCGGAGACGTTGCAGTATTTTGCACTTGAGGCTTACGCGTATGATATTGCTGCGCCGGGGGTTGGGTGTGCGGGTGAGTATGAGGAGAGTCAGGAAGAGTCTGAGGATGGAGGGGATGATTTGCCTGCG AATTGTCATACTCATGAGGGTGGGGAGGTTCACTGTACTTAG
- a CDS encoding uncharacterized protein (predicted protein), translated as MGRVFPCNGTVCFVMLHGTSSYRLTSVSATGSRLGTLMNQQSPKPEDVNPHGGCSITSHFFRDDVIKYCCGTPIGNGTNTNTTVCPENKTDFFIDDAKPVLGHAMLANVTSLSASSNNGSNGSVTCPVSSPCHETAVGTGVGVSLGVVALGAIAWAVYERVRANRLKSSAAVMSPNMGMGLPTAGSAPGYQGHTLPVELAQDRQVVEIMEREI; from the exons ATGGGCAGGGTCTTCCCCTGCAATGGCACGGTATGCTTTGTGATGCTCCATGGAACGTCCTCGTATCGGCTGACGTCAGTCTCTGCTACTGGATCTCGACTCGGTACGCTCATGAATCAACAGT CCCCAAAACCAGAGGACGTGAACCCTCACGGCGGCTGTTCAATAACCAGCCACTTCTTCCGCGACGACGTCATCAAATACTGCTGCGGCACACCCATCGGCAACGGCACGAACACAAACACTACCGTCTGTCCGGAGAATAAAACTGacttcttcatcgacgatGCCAAGCCCGTTCTTGGCCACGCGATGCTGGCGAACGTTACCTCGTTGTCGGCGTCGTCGAACAACGGGTCCAACGGTTCCGTGACATGTCCCGTGTCGAGTCCGTGTCACGAAACTGCTGTCGGCACTGGTGTGGGTGTGTCTCTGGGGGTGGTTGCTTTGGGGGCGATTGCTTGGGCGGTTTATGAGCGAGTTAGGGCGAACCGGTTGAAGTCGTCCGCGGCGGTTATGAGTCCCAATATGGGTATGGGGCTTCCGACTGCTGGGTCGGCGCCGGGTTATCAGGGGCATACACTGCCGGTGGAGCTGGCCCAGGATCGACAGGTGGTTGAGATtatggagagggagattTGA
- a CDS encoding branched-chain amino acid aminotransferase (branched-chain amino acid aminotransferase/4-amino-4-deoxychorismate lyase), with product MASSAFPPPPVSSIDWNNVGFKVRDESKLPTNSKTPTVNGHVECHFSHSQGGKWSAPKFVNSPYLPIHGMAPGLNYGQQAYEGLKAFRRPDGSISVFRPDRNAVRMRRSAEFISVPPIPEDLFVESVKLAVAANAEFVPPHETGAAMYVRPLVFGSSAQLGLSPPDEYTFVVFVMPTGVYHGVHAVDALILEDFDRSAPEGTGSAKVGGNYAPVLRHSGRAHSEGFGITLHLDSRTRSEIDEFSTSAFIGVRKDASGAVTLVQPDSKNVIDSVTAASVLEIGERVFGFKTERRRVPYEELQEFKEVIACGTAAALVPIRSITMRSRGDRLTYEAGDDGQSGGEVCAKLLQTLKGIQAGKIEDQFGWNFTVERPPEGWATGGGETESDGANVP from the exons ATGGCATCCTCCgcctttccccctccccctgTCAGCTCCATTGACTGGAACAATGTCGGCTTTAAAGTCCGTGACG AAAGTAAGCTCCCCACTAACTCCAAAACCCCTACAGTAAACGGTCACGTAGAATGCCACTTTTCGCACAGCCAAGGCGGCAAATGGAGCGCTCCAAAATTCGTCAACTCGCCCTACCTGCCCATCCACGGCATGGCCCCAGGCCTCAACTACGGTCAACAAGCCTACGAAGGTCTCAAGGCCTTCCGCCGCCCAGACGGCTCCATCAGCGTCTTCCGCCCCGATCGCAACGCCGTGCGCATGCGTCGCTCCGCCGAATTTATCTCCGTCCCGCCTATTCCCGAGGACCTCTTCGTGGAGAGCGTAAAGCTTGCCGTCGCGGCTAATGCGGAGTTCGTGCCGCCCCACGAAACCGGTGCTGCCATGTACGTCCGGCCATTGGTCTTCGGCTCTTCGGCACAGTTAGGTCTCTCCCCTCCCGACGAGTATACATTTGTGGTCTTTGTGATGCCGACCGGTGTGTATCACGGTGTTCATGCCGTCGATGCCCTGATCCTGGAGGACTTTGATCGCTCTGCGCCAGAGGGGACGGGATCAGCCAAGGTGGGTGGAAACTACGCGCCAGTTCTGCGGCACAGTGGACGGGCACACAGCGAAGGATTCGGGATCACACTTCATCTGGACAGCCGCACGAGGTCCGAGATTGATGAGTTCTCGACGTCGGCGTTTATCGGCGTGCGGAAGGATGCCTCGGGCGCGGTGACGCTGGTGCAGCCGGATAGTAAGAACGTAATTGACTCGGTGACGGCTGCGTCGGTGTTGGAGATTGGCGAGCGCGTGTTCGGATTTAAAACTGAGAGACGCCGCGTTCCCtatgaggagctgcaggagTTCAAGGAGGTCATTGCTTGCGGTACGGCGGCGGCGCTCGTGCCGATCCGGAGCATTACCATGCGGTCGCGGGGCGATCGCCTTACATACGAGGCTGGGGATGACGGACAGAGCGGTGGGGAGGTATGCGCTAAGCTCCTGCAGACGCTGAAGGGGATCCAAGCCGGCAAGATCGAAGACCAGTTTGGATGGAACTTCACCGTGGAGAGGCCGCCGGAGGGCTGGGCCACTGGTGGCGGGGAGACGGAATCAGATGGTGCCAATGTGCCATGA